From the Lathyrus oleraceus cultivar Zhongwan6 chromosome 4, CAAS_Psat_ZW6_1.0, whole genome shotgun sequence genome, one window contains:
- the LOC127075514 gene encoding protein MAIN-LIKE 2-like — protein sequence MNYSRCPRHCITQYRNLLDHLRPADFIWRPYLNMDHEHQINPEDAAVWTTCTPIIRFTTVELHNTDRVKLQFGMVQNIPDPPASLGEWHMRKVNDQWNYNPWQQFARSECRKWKHRHDHVLTDAVMPNEVKPSRTYMAWYRSVGFQFIADDMYLYDPRQTSYTQEGSTSNPQQHSQPDYSQPPIRQTFRSTNTQTYNQNMPFTQPQKPRTSPIPPPTNGPSTFDRTSLRTHTITLPKSPYPKH from the exons atgaattacagcagatgtccgagacactgtattactcaatatcgcaacctgttggatcaccttcgaccggcagac ttcatttggcgtccataccttaatatggatcatgagcatcagatcaaccctgaagacgcagccgtatggacaacatgcacaccgataatacggttcacaacagtggagctgcacaacaccgatcgtgtgaagctgcagtttggtatggtccagaatatcccagatcccccagctagcctaggagaatggcatatgcgtaaagtgaacgaccaatggaactacaacccttggcaacaattcgcaagatcagagtgtcgcaagtggaagcaccgtcatgaccatgtcttaactgacgcagtcatgccaaatgaggtaaaaccaagtcgtacttatatggcttggtatagatcagttggatttcaattcatcgccgatgatatgtacctctacgacccacgccagacaagttacacacaagaaggctcaacatctaacccccaacaacattctcagcccgattactcacaaccacctatccgacaaactttccgttccacaaacacacaaacatacaaccaaaacatgccattcacccaaccccaaaaaccaagaacatcccccataccaccaccaacaaatggaccatcaaccttcgaccgaacatcgcttcgcacccacaccatcaccctaccaaagtcgccttacccaaaacactaa